A single Dongia rigui DNA region contains:
- a CDS encoding fatty acyl-AMP ligase has translation MTLQATPTTNSSLKHRRSSFDTLWEALDYAAGGATGLNFYTAKGDLATVLSYAELRDRARDMAQRLAGLGLERGSRIVLIADTDPDFVVAFFATQYAGLLPVPVAIPTSLGGREAYVAQLRQQLSGCDASVALGPPSLMGFLTEAAEGLPHLRLVGTLADLAAMPANTGTPRPFAADEPSYLQFSSGSTRFPKGIEIHQRVLMANAYAITHHGLNIVESDRCTSWLPFYHDMGLVGFLLVPATGQVSVDYVATRDFARRPLTWLKLISENHSTLSYSPTFGYELCVKRMRGESDFAGNLSSWRGAGIGGDMVQDGILRRFSETFSPFGFQHKAFVPSYGMAETTLAMSFAPLDREYRVDHIDRAGLENQEANPVAPGKSARSLVACGPALAQHRFEVRDETGSALPERRIGRIFFQGPSVMAGYFRQPELTAEALSADGWLDTGDLGYLIDGEIVITGRAKDLIIINGRNIWPQDLEWTAESLPDLRRGDAAAFSVLGENDEEQVVVLIQCRISDLAARTKLKQDIAGLLQRSMGVEARVELVPPKGLPQTSSGKLSRAKAKANYLQGLYADADLGISA, from the coding sequence ATGACCTTGCAAGCGACACCGACCACGAATTCCAGTCTGAAGCATCGCCGCAGCAGTTTCGACACGCTGTGGGAAGCCTTGGATTATGCCGCTGGCGGCGCCACGGGGTTGAATTTCTACACGGCCAAGGGCGACCTTGCCACTGTGCTGAGCTATGCCGAACTGCGCGACCGGGCGCGGGACATGGCGCAGCGACTCGCCGGCCTGGGCTTGGAGCGCGGCTCACGCATTGTGCTCATCGCGGACACCGATCCCGATTTCGTGGTTGCCTTCTTCGCCACGCAATATGCGGGATTGTTGCCCGTACCCGTTGCCATTCCGACCAGCCTCGGCGGCCGCGAGGCCTATGTCGCCCAATTGCGCCAGCAATTGTCGGGCTGCGATGCGAGCGTGGCACTGGGTCCGCCCTCATTGATGGGCTTTCTCACCGAGGCTGCCGAAGGCCTGCCGCATCTGCGCCTGGTCGGGACATTGGCTGATCTTGCAGCTATGCCGGCCAACACAGGCACACCGCGCCCGTTTGCTGCCGATGAGCCGAGCTATCTGCAGTTTTCTTCCGGATCGACGCGCTTCCCGAAGGGGATCGAGATTCATCAGCGGGTTTTGATGGCCAATGCCTATGCCATCACCCACCATGGCCTCAACATCGTCGAAAGTGATCGCTGCACATCCTGGCTGCCCTTTTATCACGACATGGGCCTGGTGGGGTTCCTGCTGGTGCCGGCGACGGGCCAGGTTTCCGTCGATTACGTCGCCACGCGCGACTTTGCGCGCCGCCCGCTGACGTGGCTGAAGCTCATTTCAGAGAACCACAGCACGCTTTCCTATTCACCGACCTTCGGTTACGAGCTCTGCGTCAAGCGCATGCGCGGCGAGAGTGACTTTGCCGGTAACCTCTCGTCTTGGCGTGGCGCCGGCATCGGCGGCGACATGGTGCAGGACGGCATCCTCCGCCGCTTCAGCGAGACCTTCTCGCCATTCGGCTTCCAGCATAAGGCGTTCGTGCCGAGCTACGGCATGGCAGAAACGACGCTGGCCATGAGCTTTGCGCCGCTCGACCGTGAATACCGCGTCGACCATATCGATCGCGCCGGCCTGGAAAATCAGGAAGCCAACCCCGTGGCCCCGGGCAAGTCCGCCCGCAGCCTGGTCGCCTGCGGGCCGGCCTTGGCACAGCATCGCTTCGAGGTGCGTGACGAGACGGGCAGCGCCTTGCCCGAACGCCGCATCGGCCGCATCTTCTTCCAGGGTCCCAGTGTCATGGCGGGCTATTTCCGCCAGCCGGAACTGACGGCCGAGGCGTTGAGCGCCGATGGCTGGCTGGATACCGGCGATCTTGGCTATCTCATCGACGGCGAGATCGTCATTACGGGCCGCGCCAAGGATCTCATCATCATCAACGGCCGCAACATCTGGCCGCAGGATCTCGAATGGACGGCGGAATCTCTGCCGGATCTGCGCCGGGGCGATGCCGCCGCCTTCTCCGTGCTGGGCGAGAACGATGAAGAGCAGGTCGTTGTCCTGATCCAGTGCCGCATCAGCGACCTTGCCGCCCGCACCAAGCTGAAACAGGACATTGCCGGCCTGCTGCAGCGCTCGATGGGTGTGGAGGCGCGCGTTGAATTGGTGCCGCCCAAAGGCCTGCCGCAGACTTCGTCCGGAAAACTCTCGCGCGCCAAGGCCAAGGCCAATTACCTCCAAGGTCTCTACGCGGACGCCGACCTTGGCATCAGCGCCTAA
- a CDS encoding NAD-dependent epimerase/dehydratase family protein — MAGLVVVTGATGFVGAAILRHLAHQGWRIRILTRRMPQDALMPDHPIEVVLGDMGDRASLEQLVRGADAIVHCAGLTKALTPIEFFDVNEGGTVRLLEAAQKAAPQARLVHISSLAAREPGLSPYAASKRAGEDKLPALAGARDWVALRPPAVYGPGDVALLPLFKAAKLGLLAYPASPGSRASTLHVADLASAVATLLSTEVWSERVIELDDEHPNGHDWAEINHALGECFGNRLWAVRLPRPWMTGIAGAVTVVSRLSGTPQILSLDKISELYHPDWASSGVRLSTLLPWRPTFALREGFADTLKWYRAEALL, encoded by the coding sequence ATGGCAGGGTTGGTTGTCGTCACCGGCGCCACCGGCTTCGTCGGCGCGGCGATCCTACGCCACCTGGCGCATCAGGGCTGGCGCATCCGCATCCTGACCCGGCGCATGCCGCAGGACGCGCTGATGCCGGACCATCCGATCGAGGTCGTCCTCGGCGACATGGGCGACCGCGCCAGCCTGGAACAATTGGTCCGTGGTGCCGATGCCATCGTGCATTGTGCCGGCCTGACCAAGGCGCTGACACCCATCGAATTCTTCGACGTCAACGAGGGCGGCACGGTCCGGCTGCTGGAAGCGGCCCAAAAGGCAGCGCCCCAGGCGCGCCTAGTCCATATCTCGTCATTGGCAGCGCGCGAGCCTGGGCTTTCGCCCTATGCCGCCAGCAAACGGGCGGGCGAAGACAAGCTGCCGGCGCTCGCTGGCGCCCGCGACTGGGTCGCGTTGCGACCGCCCGCAGTCTATGGCCCCGGCGATGTGGCGCTCCTGCCGCTCTTCAAGGCCGCGAAACTTGGCCTCCTCGCCTACCCAGCCAGCCCTGGCAGCCGTGCCTCGACACTGCACGTGGCCGACCTGGCTTCGGCGGTCGCCACGCTACTCTCGACCGAGGTCTGGTCCGAGCGCGTGATCGAACTCGATGACGAGCACCCCAACGGCCACGACTGGGCTGAAATTAACCATGCTCTTGGCGAATGCTTCGGAAATCGCCTCTGGGCCGTGCGCCTCCCCCGTCCCTGGATGACCGGCATCGCCGGTGCGGTGACCGTCGTATCGCGGTTGAGCGGAACCCCTCAAATCCTGTCTCTCGACAAGATTTCAGAGCTTTACCACCCCGATTGGGCCTCCTCCGGCGTGAGACTGAGCACACTCCTTCCTTGGCGGCCCACCTTTGCCTTGCGCGAGGGTTTCGCGGACACGCTCAAATGGTACCGCGCCGAGGCTCTTCTTTAA
- a CDS encoding acyl carrier protein has protein sequence MADIATALVPFKKSDIEITAATDIARDLNMDSLAVMDLLMELEDKFDVSIPLNMVPEIATVGQLAQTVIDSKKGA, from the coding sequence GTGGCGGATATCGCCACCGCGCTGGTGCCGTTCAAGAAGTCCGATATCGAGATCACCGCGGCGACGGATATCGCCCGTGACCTCAACATGGATTCGCTGGCGGTCATGGATTTGCTGATGGAACTCGAAGACAAATTCGACGTCTCCATCCCGCTCAACATGGTGCCAGAGATTGCCACGGTCGGGCAGCTTGCCCAGACCGTGATTGATTCGAAGAAGGGGGCGTAA
- the spt gene encoding serine palmitoyltransferase has translation MGLMDRFKAQRELHAAVKTCGADPFGVKMDKIVSSTEAMIEGRRTILCGSNNYLGFTFDADCIEAAKKALETSGTGTTGSRIANGSYNDHKALEADLADFYGKKHCMVFTTGYQANLGAISTLAGPDDFLIIDADSHASIYDACKLGSATVIRFKHNDPTDLDKRLARLADQPGNKIVVVEGIYSMLGDHAPLKEFVAVTKKHNAYILVDEAHSMGVLGKTGQGLVEHDDVLEEVDFITGTFSKSMGAVGGFLVSNMDDFDVLRVACRPYMFTASLPPATIASVRTSLAKLRANPGLMEKLWQNVDTLYHGAQNAGFTVGKQKGPVVAIHLTDPALAARAWRALLLNGVYVNLALPPATPSGTALLRCSVSAAHSTEQLERVVSILANVGRDLGLLKSPAHAVAAE, from the coding sequence ATGGGGTTGATGGATCGTTTCAAGGCGCAGCGCGAGTTGCATGCCGCCGTCAAGACCTGCGGTGCCGATCCGTTCGGCGTGAAGATGGACAAGATCGTCTCCTCGACCGAGGCGATGATCGAAGGCCGCCGCACAATCCTCTGCGGTTCCAACAACTATCTCGGCTTCACCTTCGACGCCGACTGCATCGAGGCCGCCAAGAAGGCGCTTGAGACGAGTGGTACGGGTACCACCGGCTCGCGCATTGCCAACGGTTCGTACAACGACCATAAGGCGCTTGAGGCCGATCTCGCCGACTTCTACGGCAAGAAGCATTGCATGGTTTTCACCACCGGCTATCAGGCCAATCTCGGCGCCATCTCGACGCTCGCCGGTCCGGATGATTTTCTGATCATCGACGCCGACAGCCATGCCAGCATCTATGACGCCTGCAAGCTGGGTTCGGCGACCGTGATCCGCTTCAAGCACAACGACCCGACCGATCTCGACAAGCGCCTCGCGCGCCTCGCCGATCAGCCCGGCAACAAGATCGTCGTTGTTGAAGGCATCTATTCGATGCTGGGCGACCACGCGCCGCTGAAGGAATTCGTCGCCGTCACCAAGAAGCACAATGCCTATATCCTGGTCGATGAGGCTCATTCGATGGGCGTCCTCGGCAAGACCGGCCAAGGCTTGGTCGAGCATGACGATGTGCTGGAAGAAGTCGACTTCATCACCGGTACCTTCTCGAAGAGCATGGGCGCTGTGGGTGGCTTCCTGGTTTCGAACATGGACGATTTCGACGTCCTGCGCGTTGCCTGCCGCCCCTACATGTTCACGGCTTCGCTGCCGCCCGCCACGATCGCCTCGGTGCGGACGTCGCTGGCAAAGCTTCGCGCCAACCCGGGTCTGATGGAAAAGCTGTGGCAGAACGTCGACACGCTTTATCACGGCGCTCAGAATGCCGGCTTCACCGTCGGCAAGCAGAAGGGGCCGGTGGTCGCCATTCACCTCACCGATCCGGCTCTCGCCGCCCGCGCCTGGCGCGCGCTCCTGCTGAATGGTGTCTACGTCAATTTGGCTTTGCCGCCGGCGACACCGTCGGGCACTGCCCTGCTCCGCTGCTCGGTTTCCGCCGCGCACAGCACCGAGCAGCTTGAGCGTGTCGTGTCGATCCTGGCCAATGTCGGCCGCGATCTGGGCCTGCTGAAGTCGCCCGCCCACGCGGTGGCCGCTGAATAA
- a CDS encoding DinB family protein has protein sequence MEEGMATGAALYFLAMARNNAWANHRLLQACKGLSAAEFTAERTSFFPSIVATYNHILVVDWFYVDALEGGTLGPKAWENEIPFPNFGDFDAAQRGVDRRLIALCSGLDDEKLAAEIRMHRASHVQFDRADRVLLHLFEHQIHHRGQIHAMLAGSPVKPPQLDEFFCAGDAKFRADDMVALGWTEEDVWRGLDGR, from the coding sequence TTGGAGGAAGGCATGGCGACTGGGGCAGCTCTCTATTTTTTGGCCATGGCGCGGAACAATGCCTGGGCCAATCATCGCCTCCTGCAGGCGTGCAAAGGGCTTTCGGCAGCCGAGTTCACCGCCGAGCGTACCAGTTTCTTCCCGTCGATCGTTGCCACCTATAACCATATCCTTGTCGTCGACTGGTTTTATGTCGATGCCTTGGAAGGCGGCACGCTGGGACCGAAGGCGTGGGAGAATGAGATACCGTTTCCTAACTTCGGGGACTTTGATGCTGCGCAACGGGGCGTCGATCGCCGGCTGATCGCGCTGTGCAGCGGGCTCGACGACGAAAAGCTCGCCGCAGAGATTCGGATGCACCGCGCATCACATGTACAGTTCGACCGTGCCGATCGGGTTCTGCTGCATCTCTTCGAACACCAGATCCATCATCGCGGCCAGATCCACGCGATGCTGGCCGGCAGCCCGGTGAAGCCGCCGCAGCTGGACGAATTCTTTTGTGCAGGCGATGCCAAGTTCCGCGCTGACGATATGGTGGCACTCGGCTGGACAGAGGAAGATGTGTGGCGCGGCCTAGATGGCCGCTGA
- a CDS encoding diacylglycerol/lipid kinase family protein, with the protein MVRIGVISNAHSKRNKVSMREIHQLLAEHPQVKHHSFHHINELPGCLAEMAAAGVTHLVISGGDGTVLATVSALLNNSPFAKQPCLSLLSAGMTNVIAHEVGQPGLPAEGLQRLVAQVEAGREGDVLERPVLSVDFGDGRVIERGFLVGGVGFYQGTQLVRRDIHSLGAKQVFAAKLGIAWSILKILMFGPGPRSGFHGESLGLTIDGKPERRDCFMFLGSTLNSVLPGVAPFWGEGPGRLQLTTIDSPPRRFAAAALSVLRGKPKAWMTEAGYLSRRMEKLELDIKSPLMIDGECFQPPADGHIVISAGPVMRFHRF; encoded by the coding sequence ATGGTACGAATTGGTGTCATCAGCAACGCCCACAGCAAGCGCAACAAGGTGTCGATGCGTGAAATCCACCAGTTGCTGGCGGAGCACCCGCAGGTCAAGCACCACTCATTCCACCACATCAACGAATTGCCGGGTTGCCTTGCTGAGATGGCGGCGGCTGGGGTCACCCATCTGGTCATCAGCGGCGGCGACGGGACGGTTCTTGCAACCGTATCCGCGCTGCTCAACAACAGCCCATTTGCCAAGCAACCGTGCCTCAGCCTGCTTTCGGCCGGGATGACCAATGTGATCGCCCATGAAGTCGGGCAACCAGGTTTGCCTGCCGAGGGGCTTCAGCGACTGGTCGCGCAGGTCGAGGCGGGCCGCGAGGGTGACGTTCTGGAACGCCCCGTGCTGTCGGTCGATTTCGGCGACGGGCGGGTCATTGAACGTGGTTTCCTGGTCGGTGGGGTCGGTTTCTATCAGGGCACCCAGCTTGTACGCCGCGATATTCATTCGCTGGGCGCAAAACAAGTCTTTGCTGCCAAGCTTGGAATCGCCTGGTCGATTTTGAAAATTCTGATGTTCGGACCCGGTCCGCGCTCCGGCTTTCACGGCGAGAGCCTGGGCCTCACCATCGACGGAAAACCTGAGCGTCGCGATTGCTTCATGTTCCTCGGTTCGACGCTCAATTCGGTCCTGCCGGGTGTGGCTCCTTTCTGGGGCGAGGGGCCGGGACGCCTGCAGTTGACGACGATTGACTCGCCGCCACGTCGCTTTGCCGCCGCGGCACTTTCGGTCCTGCGCGGCAAGCCGAAGGCCTGGATGACGGAGGCCGGCTATCTTAGCCGGCGCATGGAAAAGCTGGAGCTTGATATCAAGAGCCCGCTGATGATTGATGGCGAATGTTTCCAACCACCGGCGGACGGCCACATCGTGATCTCGGCCGGGCCGGTCATGCGTTTCCACCGGTTCTGA
- a CDS encoding CDP-alcohol phosphatidyltransferase family protein, translated as MIVQSDRGLLPIFVHESNEIVWGLTPKARLERALARVGGYSTPLVFRSDVILDEALVKALVQQPGRALIDGRGRPVAVHCADSAQLGQARTAVESGRRQDLPAGLPCLDAAGLASNYNKALRRKGAPYIFALDEMTARDIERRMYLESYKGVTDVVTKHVWPVPALYVTRFCARYGISPNMVTLVSFICVLLATWAFWIGAFGTGLIAAWAMCFLDTVDGKLARVTLTSSKWGNVFDHGTDLVHPPFWYWAWYEGLGGAAAVAPWTFWVIIAGYILGRGQEGLFIWQFGIEMHIWRPLDSAFRQITARRNPNLIILSIAVILGAPALGFEVVAWWTILSFVFHCLRICQAFVARARGQRLQSWLTEAV; from the coding sequence ATGATAGTTCAATCGGATAGAGGATTGCTACCAATCTTCGTCCACGAGTCGAATGAGATCGTCTGGGGGCTGACGCCGAAAGCGCGTCTGGAGCGCGCCCTGGCGCGGGTGGGGGGCTACTCAACTCCGCTGGTTTTTCGGTCCGACGTCATTCTGGACGAGGCCCTGGTGAAGGCCCTTGTCCAGCAGCCGGGTCGGGCATTGATTGACGGTCGCGGTCGGCCCGTGGCCGTGCATTGCGCCGACAGTGCCCAACTCGGTCAGGCAAGGACAGCTGTTGAAAGCGGTCGCCGCCAGGATCTTCCTGCCGGTTTGCCGTGTCTCGACGCTGCGGGACTGGCCAGCAACTACAACAAGGCGCTCCGCCGCAAAGGGGCGCCCTATATCTTTGCCCTCGATGAGATGACCGCGCGCGATATCGAACGCCGCATGTATCTCGAATCGTACAAGGGTGTCACCGACGTCGTGACCAAGCATGTCTGGCCGGTGCCTGCGCTTTATGTGACGCGTTTCTGCGCACGCTATGGCATTTCGCCCAATATGGTCACGCTGGTGAGTTTCATCTGCGTGCTGTTGGCCACCTGGGCCTTTTGGATCGGTGCGTTTGGCACAGGACTCATTGCGGCCTGGGCGATGTGCTTTCTCGACACGGTCGATGGCAAGCTGGCGCGCGTCACGTTGACCTCAAGCAAATGGGGCAACGTGTTCGACCACGGTACCGATCTGGTCCATCCGCCTTTCTGGTATTGGGCCTGGTATGAAGGCCTGGGTGGGGCGGCGGCCGTTGCTCCCTGGACTTTCTGGGTCATCATCGCCGGCTATATTCTGGGACGCGGCCAGGAGGGGCTTTTCATCTGGCAGTTCGGCATTGAGATGCACATCTGGCGGCCGCTTGATTCCGCCTTTCGCCAGATAACAGCGCGACGTAACCCAAACCTCATCATTTTGAGCATCGCGGTCATCCTGGGGGCGCCGGCATTGGGATTCGAGGTCGTCGCCTGGTGGACCATTCTTTCGTTTGTCTTCCATTGCCTGCGCATTTGCCAGGCCTTCGTTGCCAGGGCGCGCGGCCAGAGGCTGCAGTCGTGGCTGACCGAGGCCGTGTGA
- a CDS encoding metallophosphoesterase family protein, producing the protein MTAYTLAHFSDPHLGPLPAAGWRELANKRLSGFFSWTRNRVDIHKPEVLRLLVEDLKRHAPDHIAITGDLVNISLPAEFRAAARWLQSVGTADKVTVIPGNHDAYIDMPWSESLAQWAPYMAGERDGVDHASEPQSSSDFPFVRHLGEIALIGTSTAVPMPPFIAAGRLGSAQLDRLRRQLLALGQRGLFRVVLIHHPPFGGGAYKRKSLLDAKDFQAVIAEAGAELVLHGHTHVSGLGRIHTAKGPIPVIGVPSASAVAAGHKDASRYHLYRVSRQADSWRLDVDIRGLNAAQNAFAAQGSMSMAIPLLVSPNVPVAGAAA; encoded by the coding sequence GTGACTGCCTATACCTTGGCACATTTCAGCGACCCCCATTTGGGTCCCCTGCCCGCCGCCGGGTGGCGTGAGTTGGCCAACAAGCGGCTTTCAGGATTCTTTTCCTGGACCCGCAACCGCGTGGATATCCACAAGCCGGAAGTCTTGAGACTGCTGGTCGAGGATTTGAAGCGTCACGCGCCCGACCATATCGCGATCACTGGGGATCTGGTGAACATCTCGCTTCCGGCGGAATTCCGTGCCGCAGCGCGTTGGCTGCAAAGCGTCGGGACCGCGGACAAGGTCACGGTCATCCCCGGCAATCACGATGCCTACATCGATATGCCCTGGTCGGAATCACTGGCCCAATGGGCGCCCTACATGGCTGGCGAACGTGACGGCGTCGACCATGCATCCGAGCCTCAATCCAGCAGCGATTTCCCCTTCGTCCGACACCTTGGCGAAATCGCCCTGATCGGGACATCGACGGCGGTGCCGATGCCACCCTTCATTGCCGCAGGCCGCCTGGGATCAGCGCAATTGGATCGCCTGCGCCGGCAATTGCTGGCCCTTGGACAGCGCGGCCTCTTTCGCGTTGTTCTCATCCATCATCCGCCCTTTGGCGGCGGCGCCTATAAGCGCAAATCGTTGTTGGACGCCAAGGATTTTCAGGCGGTCATCGCAGAAGCCGGTGCAGAACTGGTGCTGCATGGCCACACCCACGTTTCCGGACTAGGCAGGATCCACACGGCGAAGGGACCAATTCCTGTCATCGGCGTGCCGTCCGCCTCGGCCGTCGCCGCAGGCCACAAAGACGCCTCTCGCTATCACCTCTACCGAGTCAGCAGGCAGGCCGATTCCTGGCGGCTCGACGTCGACATCCGTGGCCTCAACGCGGCCCAGAATGCCTTCGCGGCGCAAGGCAGTATGTCAATGGCGATTCCCTTGTTAGTATCGCCCAATGTCCCGGTAGCCGGAGCGGCCGCCTGA
- the lptF gene encoding LPS export ABC transporter permease LptF yields MKFLRIDIYILKRVALPLLATVGIAMAALLLERLIRLLDLFANRGGPLNIVLKMLANLVPHYLGIAVPAALFVGVLYASMRLSSDSELDAMRASGLSLRRLLMPILALSVVLAIVSAYLIGFLQPYTRFAYRALVHLVVETAWDSAIERGAFFSGFGGKTILIGDISEGGSKLSQIFVKEVDENGQDLVTTAESGQLERNADLSLVLTLHNGVRTETTPGTNQSKAVVFTELELPMDTVAPEPFRNRGERESELDFFELIHAYFNTPTGLHIEDIKGELNSRLVRTLSIIFLPLLAMPIGVSSRRTSKGVRMLVGILFLVAYFQILQFGRDAVGSGITGSAIALWLPFVVFGCVSTWLFYLANSRPGADPLAHVFESISDGSGWIWNRVQRIMPRRSQGAAE; encoded by the coding sequence ATGAAGTTTCTGCGCATCGACATTTATATTTTGAAACGGGTCGCATTGCCCCTGCTGGCGACCGTTGGGATCGCCATGGCGGCCCTGCTCCTCGAGCGCCTGATCCGCTTGCTCGACCTTTTCGCCAACCGCGGCGGACCGCTCAACATCGTTCTCAAGATGCTGGCCAATCTGGTACCGCATTATCTCGGCATAGCCGTTCCAGCAGCCCTTTTTGTTGGCGTGCTCTATGCCAGCATGCGCCTCTCCTCGGACAGCGAACTCGACGCCATGCGCGCGAGCGGCCTCTCGCTTCGGCGCTTGCTGATGCCGATTCTGGCCCTTTCAGTCGTGCTGGCGATCGTCAGTGCCTATCTCATCGGCTTTCTGCAGCCCTATACCCGGTTTGCCTATCGCGCTCTGGTTCACCTGGTCGTCGAAACGGCTTGGGACTCAGCCATCGAGCGCGGTGCCTTTTTCAGCGGGTTTGGTGGCAAGACGATCCTGATCGGCGACATTTCCGAAGGCGGCAGCAAGCTCTCGCAGATATTCGTCAAGGAAGTGGACGAGAACGGCCAGGATCTGGTTACCACGGCAGAAAGCGGTCAGCTGGAGCGCAATGCAGACCTCTCTCTCGTCCTCACCTTGCACAATGGCGTCCGCACCGAAACCACGCCAGGTACGAATCAATCCAAGGCCGTGGTCTTTACCGAACTCGAACTGCCGATGGACACCGTGGCCCCCGAGCCTTTTAGAAATCGCGGCGAGCGGGAAAGCGAGCTCGATTTCTTCGAGCTCATTCACGCCTATTTCAATACCCCGACCGGCCTTCACATCGAAGACATCAAGGGCGAATTGAACAGCCGGCTGGTGAGAACATTATCGATCATCTTCCTGCCGCTGCTGGCTATGCCAATCGGTGTTTCTTCCCGCCGCACCTCCAAGGGCGTCCGCATGCTGGTCGGTATCCTGTTCCTGGTCGCATATTTCCAGATTCTGCAGTTCGGCCGGGATGCCGTCGGCAGCGGCATAACCGGGTCTGCCATTGCGTTGTGGCTGCCATTCGTGGTCTTCGGCTGTGTCAGCACGTGGCTGTTCTATCTCGCCAATTCCCGCCCAGGCGCCGATCCCCTGGCGCATGTCTTTGAATCGATTTCCGACGGCTCCGGCTGGATCTGGAATCGCGTGCAAAGGATCATGCCGCGTCGTTCGCAAGGGGCGGCGGAATGA
- the lptG gene encoding LPS export ABC transporter permease LptG codes for MNTFARYVLKSFLWQFLLLLTGFTALLQLFDLLNNSADILEDHMGQMSAVFEYAALRLPEIMSFLVPFAVLMAALVTLGKMERDNEIMAYKAAGAPYFTVLWAFLPAVGIVAILHFFLADRIVPLSIQALIQQDLSVERTKSKNEAKDEPLFVQEGKSVVEAGAVGQDGTVLSHLRIYERADSGKIIRQVFANDARYDAAAGLWHLSDVWTTVVPEGDAAQTKHTQNWDWQTQLTPAEFSDLVEKPQAMTLGKIWGFISSTQVGVRPTYFYETWLQKRIALPVSSILMILLAAPVAHSLHRRERGLAMGMTVGFGLGFLYFLTDGLVLSLGESGAVPPFLAAWLPILLFAAIGGAWLIKQEGY; via the coding sequence ATGAACACGTTTGCCCGCTACGTCCTCAAGAGCTTTCTGTGGCAGTTTCTCCTGCTTCTGACGGGCTTCACAGCTTTGCTGCAGCTGTTTGATCTACTCAACAACAGCGCCGACATCCTTGAAGACCATATGGGCCAGATGAGTGCCGTGTTCGAATATGCGGCGCTGCGCTTGCCGGAGATCATGTCGTTCCTCGTTCCCTTTGCCGTCCTCATGGCCGCCCTCGTGACCCTCGGCAAGATGGAGCGGGACAACGAGATCATGGCCTACAAGGCTGCGGGCGCGCCCTATTTCACGGTGCTATGGGCCTTCCTGCCAGCCGTTGGAATCGTGGCGATCCTCCATTTCTTCCTGGCGGATCGCATTGTGCCGCTGTCGATTCAAGCGCTGATACAACAGGACCTGTCGGTCGAACGCACCAAGTCGAAGAACGAGGCGAAGGACGAGCCCCTCTTCGTGCAGGAAGGTAAGTCGGTCGTGGAGGCTGGCGCCGTCGGCCAGGACGGTACCGTGCTCAGTCACCTGCGCATTTACGAGCGCGCCGACAGTGGCAAGATCATTCGGCAGGTCTTCGCCAACGATGCCCGCTATGACGCCGCCGCCGGTCTGTGGCATCTAAGTGATGTCTGGACGACAGTGGTTCCCGAAGGTGACGCGGCGCAAACCAAGCACACCCAGAACTGGGATTGGCAGACGCAGCTGACACCGGCCGAATTTTCGGACCTGGTCGAAAAGCCTCAGGCGATGACCCTGGGGAAGATCTGGGGTTTCATCTCGTCCACACAAGTCGGGGTGCGGCCGACTTATTTCTACGAAACCTGGCTGCAAAAACGCATCGCGCTGCCGGTCAGTTCGATCCTGATGATCCTCCTCGCCGCACCTGTCGCCCATTCCCTGCATCGGCGCGAACGCGGCCTCGCCATGGGCATGACGGTCGGTTTCGGTCTGGGTTTCCTCTATTTCCTCACCGACGGCCTCGTCCTGTCGCTGGGTGAATCTGGTGCCGTTCCGCCGTTCCTGGCGGCATGGCTGCCGATCCTTTTGTTCGCCGCCATTGGCGGCGCCTGGCTCATCAAGCAAGAAGGCTATTGA